Below is a window of Paraburkholderia kururiensis DNA.
GCGGCGCCGCGCAGGCGCTCGCGTTGCTCCGTATCCTGCGAGGCCAGCAACGCCACCGCCACGCTCGGCGCACAGGTGGCGGCCCAGTCTGCGCAATGCCCGGGCACGCCCGCGAGCGTGCCGAAATCGACGTAGGAGCGCGCCTCGTCGCGCGCGAGCGCCGCCACGAGAAAGCGGCCGCAACCCGCGCCCACGAGCGGCGCTTTCGCGAGGCCCGGCTTTAACACCACCACACGCGCCAGATTCGCGCCGATTTCGCGCAGCTGAAGCGCGCGCCACTGCAAGGCGAAGCGGCGCCACGCTTCGTGCGACGCCTCGTGCGCGTCGCGGCCGATCATGCGCGCAAGCCGCGCCTCGCTCGCGGCCACCGTCTTGGGGCCGTGGTCCGCGCTCGGATGCAGGTCGTAGAGCGGTTCGAGTTCGCCCGTCACGCGATAGACGTCCGCGGTGGTCGCGAACCATTCGTTCATCACGTTCACGCACGCATCGCCGAATTCGATGCGATGCGCCACGCCGCACAGCGGCGTGCGCACCACCCCCTGATAGACGAGTTCGCCGGTCGCGAGCCGGCCCGCGTCCGTGGTGGCCCGCGCCGCCACGTTGCCGCCCGCGATGGGCACGATGTCCGTCGTCGTGCTGCCGATATCGACGAGCACCGCGTCGGGCACGCGCGTGGCCACCCAGCGCGCGGTGGCCAGCCAGTTCGCCGAGGCCACGCTGCGCCAGCCCGCCGCGCACTGCGCTTCGGTGAACCACCCGGCGTCGTTCGCGTAGAAGCGCACGTTGCGCCCCAGCCGGCGCGCCAGCGTGCCGGCAATCTCGCGTACGCCTTCGGCGCGGTCGTGAAAGAGATCCACCATCTCGCCCGTCATCGTCACGGCATGGCGTGCGGCAGGCTGGGCCGCCTCGGGCCAGCGTTCGAGCACGAGGCCGATGGTGTGTTCGAGATGATCCAGGCCCTGCCAGAGCGGGCAGGCCCATTGCGCGACGTCGAGCACGGCGCCCGTGGCGTCCACGGCGCAGACCTTCACGTGCGCGCCGCCCACGTCCCAGCCGAATACGGCCCCAGGCAGCGCCGACGCCGTTTCGCGCACGGCGCTCAAGGCTGCACTCCGCACGGTTGCACGTGCGACGGCTGCCGCGCGGCGCCGCGCTTCACCGGCACGCCGTGCGCCGCGAGCAGGTCGGCGGCCACGTTGCGATTGAGCGCGTCGCTCAGGCTCGCATAGGCCACCGTGAGCCTCGAATTGATCTCGACCACGACCGGCCCGCGCTCGGGGTTCCACACCACGTCGATACCGACGAAACCGCGCAGCCCCGGCACCGCTTCCGCCACACGACGGGCGAGCGCCGCAAGCTGCCGGCCGCGCTCGCCGGAGCGGTCGATGCGGTCCACCTGCACGCCGTCGAATTCCACGATCTGCGGCGTGTGCGCCTCGGCTCCGCGTTCGTTGAGCGCGATGCGCTGACGGTTGATGCTGAGAAGTTCCACGCCATGCTCGCCGCACACGAGCGAAAGACTGAGCGGCTCGCCTTCCACCCACGACTGCAGCACGGGATTGCGACCGTCGGCGAGGCGCGCCAGGTATTCGGCGCGGGCGTCGCTGAAGCGGTCGAAGACGAAGGTGTCGAGCCCGCCCGCGCCGTCGTCGGGCTTCACGACCCAGCGGCCGTGATGTGCTTGGGCAGCATCGACCGATGCCATGTCCGCGGGTTCGCCGGGCTGTCCAGGTTCGGCGGGTTCGATCGCAGGCGTCGCCGCAATACCGTGTGCCGCAAGCCGCGCCGCGGTGGCGCGCTTGCTGGTGGCGAGCGCAATGGCGTCGCGCGTGCAGCCCAGCCAGCGCGCGCTGCCCGATGCGCTCACGGCGTCGTGCAGCCCCAGCAGCAGCCCGTCGCATTCGGGCGCGATCACGCAGGTGTAGTCGTGGTCGCGCGCCACGCGGGCCACGAAGTCCGTCATCGTTTCGCCGGCGCGCGCCATACAATGCGCGTGCCCCGGCACCGCGTTCTCGAACGGCGAACTCGCGAAGGTCACGTCGACGCCGCCCAGCGCATGCAGGTCCGCCACGAGCGCGTCGCGCATCACGCGGCCTTCCACGATCAGCGCGCTCAGATCGGCGAGACTGCCTGCGCCGGCCAGCTCGGGGGCGATGCCGCCGCCGGTGAGATACTCGTAGACAAAGATGCTGGTCAAAGGAATGCGCCCCTATGCTCGTGATACCGGTTCTCGATCTGCTCGACGGCCATGCCGTGCGTGCCGTGCGCGGCGAACGCAGCGCCTATCGGCCCATTGAGTCGCCGCTCGCCGCCACCAGCGAGCCCGTTGCCGTGGCTCGCGCGCTGCTTGCCGCAAGCGGCGCGCAGACGCTCTACGTCGCCGACCTCGGCGCCATCCTCGGGCACGGCGCGCATGTCGCAACGCTTGCCGCCCTGCGCCGCGCGTTGCCCGGCACGGAGATCTGGCTCGACGCGGGCTACGCGAACTACACCGCGATGCAGGCCGTCTTCGCCGCGATCCGCCACGCCGATGCCGCGAACGACGCGACCGCTACCGCCCCGGCGGCGCTCGCCACGCTCGTGCCCGTGTTCGGCTCGGAGTCGCTGCGCGACCTCCACGCGTTACGCGAAGCCGAAGACGCGGGGCACTCGCCCATCCTCTCGCTCGATCATCGCGCCGGCGAGCTGCTCGCTGCCGGCGCGGAACATCTCTCGCAAACCCTCTCGCAAACTGCTACGCAGTCCGCTTTATTCCCGTCCCACGCGGCACACACGGTCTTCACCTGGTGGCCGCACCGCGTGATCGCGATGACGCTCGACCAGGTGGGCAGCTACGAAGGGCCCGACCTGTCCACCTTCGAACGCATCCGCGCGAGCGTGCCGGCACACACCACGGTGATCGGCGCAGGCGGCATTCGCGATGCGCAAGACCTCGCGCGTGCCGAACAGGCGGGCGCCACTGCGTGGCTGGTCGCCTCGGCACTTCACGATGGCCGCGTGCGGCCCGCCACCGACGCGCGGGCAGATCACACAAATTCCATGCCAGACGACGGCGCGCATACAGACGCGTTGCGCTGTAAGGAGACGGCAAGCCGGTGAGGCAGCGCGTGCCCTTGCAGTGACACTGTGTGCCGCAACGACACACAACCTGTTCGATGCTGGAACGCTCGCGCTTGCCATCGCGCCATCCAGCAACACTCAAGCGACACTTGAGCGAACAGGCCCGCCGTGACGCACTGCAAAACGCGCATTCGCGGCGCATCGCGGCCTTGGCATCGCACGCGCCTCGCACATAAGACGAGGCACGTCCACGCGATTTCATGCGCAACGCTGCGCAGCGTTGCCTGGCCCACACACCAGGCTCAGTTCGAAAGCACACATTTCGGCATGGACCTTGCTAAAACGGCGCCATGCCTCTTTCGCCCAACGAATCGTCGTCGACGGGTGCGGGTGCGCCCTCTGCCGCGTCGCCCACTCGCCTTGTTCACGACGTGCACGACACGCACGACTGGACCTGTCCGTTCTGTCCGCTGCTCTGCGACGACCTCACGGTCAGCGCGCAGGGCGACGGCACGCTCGCCGTGTCCGGTCACGACTGCCCGCGGCTCGCGCAGGCGCTCGCCACTTTTGGCGCGAGCGATGCAACCACGCCGGCTATCGTGGACGGCCAGGACGCGTCGCTCGATGCCGCGCTCTCGCGTGCGGCAACGTTGCTCGGCGCGGCGCGCCGTCCGCTCTTCGGCGGGCTTGCCACCGACGTAGCCGGCGCGCGCGCGCTCTATACGCTCGCGGCCCAATGCGGCGCCACGCTCGACCATCTGCACGGCGACGCGCTCACGCCCGCCACGCTCGCGTTCCAGGACCGCGGCGCGTTCTTCACCACGCTCTCCGAAGTGCGCGCACGCGCGGACCTCATCGTGTTCTTCGCGTGCACGCCTTCGCAGCGCTATCCGCGCTTCTTCACGCGCGCGTTGGGCGGCACCTCGACGGCGCGCGAACTCGTATTCGTAGGCTGCGCGCCGGACCCTGCCGCGACCGGCCTCACGCACACGCAAAGCGAAACGCTGCTCGCCAACGCGGACCCGTTCGATACGCTCGCCATCTGGTCCGCGCTCGCGAACGGCCGTCGTCCCGAGACGCTTTCCGCCGAGGCCCGCGCCGCAGCCAACGCACTCGCCGCATTGCAGGCGCGCATCGCGGCGGCCCGCTACACCGTGTTCGTCTACGAGCCCGCGGCGTTGCCCCATCCGCACGCGGCGCTGCTGATCGAAGCGCTGAACCGCATCGCGAAGGCCGCGAATCTCACGACGCGCGCGGGTTGCCTGCCCCTGGGCGGCGACGACGGCGCGCTCACCGTGAACCAGGCGGTGACGTGGCTTTCGGGTTTGCCGCTGCGTCTACGCGTGTCGGCAGCGGCTTCGCAAACAGGCGGCGCCACGCTCGACTACGACCCGTATCGCTATCGCACGGAAACGCTGCTGGCCGCGAACGAAGCCGATGCGCTGCTGTGGGTGGCGAGCTTCGGCCCGCACGGCTGGCCTTCGGCGCTCACGGCCGGCGTGCCTGCCGTCGTGCTCGGTCATCCCGCGCTGGCGGAGGCGGCGAAAGCGCGCGGTGCCGCCACGGTGTTTATTCCCGTCGCGACGCCGGGCATCGACGGCACGGGGCATCTGTTTCGCGTCGACAGTTCCGTGGTCGTTCCGCTCGCCGCCGCGCGGGGCGCTGCGCTGCCTTCGGTGCATGCCGTGGCCACACAACTTCACATGAAGCTTGCCGCCGAACATGGCGTGACCCAGGCCATACACCAAACCGCGCCCGCGGACGGGGAAGCCTCATGAGCCTCATTCGACTCAAAGGCGGCACGGTCTATGACCCGATCAACGGGGTGAACGGCCAGCGCCGCGACATCGCCATTCGCGACGGCCGTATCGTCAACGTGCCAGAGCATGTGCCCGCCGACGTGGAGTACGACGCCGAAGGCATGGTCGTGATGGCGGGCGGCATCGACCTGCATTCGCACATCGGCGGCGGCAAGACCAACATCTCGCGCCTCCTGTTGCCCGAAGACCATCGCGCCGACCTCGCGCGCGAAGCCGAACGCGCGCGCGCCTGCGAGGCCGACGGCAGCGCCGTGCGCGAATCGACGCGCGACGCCGAAGGTCGCTATCTGCGTCTGCCCTCGTGCGGCGTCTGCACGCCGGGCACGCTGGCCACCGGCTACCGCTACGCCGAAATGGGTTACACCGCGGCGTTCGAGCCCGCCATGATGGCCTCGAACGCGCGCCACGCGCATCTGGAAATGGGCGACACGCCCATCATCGATCACGGCGCCTACGTGATGCTCGGCAACGACGAGCTGTTCCTGCAACTGCTGGCCTCGGGCGCCGGCACGGAACGCATTCGCGACTACGTGGGCTGGACGCTGCACGCGAGCAAGGCGCTCGGCGTGAAGGTGGTAAACCCCGGCGGCATTTCGGCGTTCAAGTTCAACCAGCGCGCGCTCGACGTGGACGAAACGCACGTGCACTACGGCATCACGCCACGCGACGTGCTGCGCACGCTCACGCGCGCGCTCACGGAATTGCGCGTGCCGCATCCGCTGCACGTGCATGCGAGCAACCTGGGCGTGCCAGGCAATATCGCCTCCACGATCAAGACCATGGATGCCGCGGACGGCCTGCCCATTCACCTTACGCACATCCAGTTCCACAGCTACGGCACCGAAGGGCCGCAGAAATTTTCGTCGGGCGCGCGCGAGATTGCCGAGGCCGTGAACGCGCGGCCCAACGTGACCATCGACGTGGGCCAGGTGATCTTCGGGCAGACCGTCACGGCTTCCGGCGACACGATGATGCAGTTCCGCAACGCGCCGCTCGCGGGGCCGCACAAGTGGGTAGTAGGCGACATCGAATGCGATGCTGGCTGCGGCGTGGTGCCGTTCCGCTATCGCGAACAGAGCTACGTGAACGCGCTGCAATGGATCATCGGCCTCGAGATCTTCCTGCTCGTGGACGACCCATGGCGCGTTTCGATGACCACGGACCACCCGAACGGGGGCCCGTTCACGAGCTACCCGCATCTGATCCGACTTCTGATGGACAAGTCGTTTCGCGACGAGCAGCTTGCGAAGCTGCACCCCGAGGCACAGGTGGCCAGCACGCTGCGCGAACTGAAGCGCGAATTCTCGCTGTACGAGATCGCCATCATCACGCGCGCGGGCCCCGCGAAGCTGCTGGGCCTGCGCGACCGCGGACATCTGGGCGAAGGCGCGGCGGCGGACATCGCCGTCTATCGCAACCAGGACGACCGCGAACGCATGTTCACGTCGCCCGCCTACGTGTTCAAGGACGGCCACCTCGTAGCGCGCGACGGCACGCTCGTTTCGGTGCCCACGGGCGGCATTCATTTCGTGACGCCCGAATACGACCGCGGCATCGAAAAGACCCTGCGCGCGTGGAGCAACGCGAATCTCACCACGAACTTCGCGCACGCCGCCATCAGCAACGACGAAGCGTGCGCGTGCTGCCGCGGAGGCAAGCTGTTGCCGGTCGAATGCTTCTCCGCAGAGGAGGCGGTGAACCGTTGAACCGCGCGCTGAACTACGCGTTGAATCGCGCGAACCCGCGCTGAACGCACAGCAAGCGCAACCATCAAGCAACCACCAAGCAACCAATCCGACGCCGAGAGATGGAGCACGAACAGCCCGCGACGACCGACACCGCGCCCCTCGCGATCAACGGCACGCTGATCGACAGGACGTTTGCCGAAGCCTTCCCGATGAAGGCGACGCGGCTCGTCGTGACCGCGCACACGCCGCAGTGGGCGCACCACGCGGCGCATTCGATGACGGGCTTCGCGACCTCGGTGATCGGCTGCGGCTGCGAGGCCGGTATCGAACGCGAACTCGCGCCCGACGAAACGCCCGATGGGCGGCCGGGCGTGAGCGTGCTGCTGTTCGCGGTGTCGTCGAAGGAATTGGCGAAGCAGGTGGAGCGGCGCGTGGGCCAATGCGTGCTGACGTGCCCCACCACGGCGGTGTACGGCGGCATCGATCGCGCCACGAGCCGCGCGCCGCTGTCGGATAACGCGGCGCTGGGCAGCACACTGCGTTTCTTCGGCGACGGCTGGCAGATTTCGAAGATGATCGGCACCACGCGTTACTGGCGCGTGCCGGTGATGGATGGCGAGTTCGTCTGCGAAGACACGGCGCCCACCGTGAAGGCCGTGGGCGGCGGCAATCTGCTGCTGCTCGCCACGGACACCGACGCGGCGCTCGCCGCCGCCGAAGCCGCCGTGGCCGCCATGTGCCAGCTGCCGAACGTGGTGATGCCGTTTCCGGGCGGCGTGGTGCGGTCGGGGTCGAAAGTGGGCTCGAAGTATCGCGGCGCCACGGCCTCCACCAACGACGCGTTCTGCCCCACGCTCGTGGGCCTCTCGCCGCGCAGCGAACTGACGGACGAAGTGGGCTGCGTGCTGGAAATCGTGATCGACGGACTCACTGAAGCCGACGTGGCCGCCGCGATGACGACGGGCATCGTGGCCGCCACCGCGCGCGGCCGCGCGGCGGGCGTGCTGCGCATTTCGGCGGGCAACTACGGCGGCAAGCTCGGGCCCTATCACTTCCATCTGCACGCGCTTGCGGCGGGACTGGACGGGAGCCGCGCATGAGCACCACGACCTTGCGCGTGAAGACGGCGCCCGGCTTTCGCGTGGACGCATCGCCGCTGCTGCCCGAACTGCTCGACGGCAAACCGCTCGCCGAGATCGAACGCATCGTGCTGCATGCGAGCAACGAGGCATTTGCCGTGGGCGATCTGTTCGATGTGGCGCGCAGTGAGAGCGATGCAGGCGGCCCCACGCTGATGATCGAAGGCGCAGACACATGGCTCGACCGGCTCGGCGTCGCGATGAATAGCGGCCAGCTCGTCGTGCAGGGCGCGGCCGGCGACTACGCGGGCCACGGCATGGCGGGCGGCGTCATGACCATCGGCGGCGATGCGGGCCACTTCACGGCCTGCGAGATGCGCGGCGGCCGGCTCGTGGTGAGCGGCAACACCGGCGACTTTGCGGCCAGCGCGCTGCCGGGCGACATGGACGGCATGACAGGCGGCACGCTTGCCATTCACGGCAACGCGGGCGCGCGCCTCGCGGACCGCATGCGGCGCGGTCTCGTGCTGGTGGGCGGCAACGCAGGCGAATGTGCTGCGTCGCGACTCGTGGCGGGTACCGTCTGCATTGCGGGCGACCTGGGCCCGCATTATGCGTACGGTATGCGGCGCGGCACGCTGCTGCTCGCACGCGAACCGCAGCGTTTGCCGCCCACTTTCACAGGCGGCGGGCGCGGCTTCGGCGTGTTCTGGTCGCTGCTCGTACGCAACCTCGCAGGCGAAATGGCACCGTTTTCCGCGTGGAGCGGTGCACGTCTGCCGGCCCGCTACACCGGCGACCTCGCCGTGGACGGCAGGGGAGAAATACTGATTCCCCGTTGAGGCCGCGCACGGTAAAGGAGAGTGTTCGGCAGAACACCTCGACAACGAAAACACAACCCAGGCACAACCCAAGAACGCCAGGAGACATCGGGATGACGACGGCGCATTCCTCCGCAGCACGCCAATCCACCGGTTTGCACGAACCGCGTCGCTACGCGGGCTCGCTGATCGTGCTGCACTGGCTGATCGGCCTCGCCATCATCGGGCTGCTCGCGCTGGGCCTGTACATGGTCGGCCTGCCCAAAGGGCTGCCCATCAAGGCGACGCTCATCAACTTCCACAAGTCGCTCGGGTTGACGGTTTTCCTGCTGGTGCTTCTGCGCATCCTGGTGCGCGCGGTCCGTAACCGGCCGCCGCTTCCGCCGATGCCACCGTGGCAACGCGCCGCCGCGCGCACCACGCAGGTTCTTTTATATGTCGGGATGGTGGCCATGCCGGTCACCGGTTATCTGGGCTCGTCGTTCAACACCTACGGCACGCGCTTCTGGGGCATCGCATTGCCGCGCTGGGGCTGGGACGACGCGGGCATGCGCCACCTCTTCTTCGGCGTTCATCGCTACATCGCCTACGCGATGATCGTGCTCGTCGTGCTGCATATTGCGGGCGCGTTCAAGCACCAGTTCATCGACCGCGACAACGTGATGGCGAGAATGCTGCCATGAGCGTGACCGCCATGACGCCGTCTTCACGCGCGTTGCCGCTCATGCCGCACACGCTGCGCACGCGCGACGGGCACCGCGTGCGCTACGCCGTCGCCGGTGCGGCGAACGGCCTGCCGGTGGCCGTGTTGCACGGTGGCCCCGGCAGCGGCAGTCAGCCCGGCGCGCTGCGGCTCTTCGACCTCTCTCGCCACCGCGTCGTGCTGATCGACCAGCGCGGCACGGGTGCTTCGAGACCACGCGGCAGCGTGCGCCATAACCGCACCGATGCTCTGATCGCCGACATGGAAGCCATTCGCGTGCGCCTTGGCATCGCACGCTGGGGCGTGCTGGGTGGGTCGTGGGGCGCGGCGCTGGCGCTCGCCTATGCGGGGCAGCATCCCGAATCGCTAAGTGGGGTCGTGCTGCGCGGGCTCTTTCTCGCGTCGGAACGCGAAGTGCGCGGACTCTTCGTGACTTCGCGCCATCGTGCTCCGCGTCAGTGGGCGAAGCTTGCGTCCGCCGCGCGTTGCGCGCGTCCCGGCGCGTTGCTGCGTCGTTGCCACGCGTTGCTTCAACACGGCGTGAGCCGCGCACGTCAGCGTGCCGTGGCGCTCGCATGGCGCGACTACGAAGACGTCGTGCTCGCGCGTTCGTGCGGACGCGGCGCCGTGGCGTCGGCTACGCGGATGCCGCGCGTCACCGCTGCGCGCGCGGACCGGCTTGTCGCGAAGTACCGCGTGCAATCGCACTATCTCGTGCATCGCTGCTGGCTGGGTGAAACGCGTCTGCTTGCGCTGGCGCGTCGCGCGGCGCAGGCCGGCGTGCCGATTGCCGCCGTGCATGGCAGCCGCGACCCCGTGTGCCCGCCGCTGAATCTGCAACGTCTCGCGCGTGCCGTGCCGCACGCGCAGACCGAATGCGTGCCGGGCGCGGGCCATCTCGCAAGCGACCCCGCGCTGCACCGGCGCGTGGCGCGCGCCATCGATCGCCTGTTTGCCGAACCCAACCGCGAGGAGCGCACGCTGCGCTACGCCACATGAAAATCAAGGTGCTCGGATCGTCCGCGGGCGGCGGCTTTCCGCAATGGAACTGCAACTGCCGCAATTGCGACGGCGTGCGACGCGGCACGGTGAAGGCGACGCGCCGCACGCAGTCGTCGATTGCGGTGAGCACGAACGGCGAAGACTGGCTGCTCGTG
It encodes the following:
- a CDS encoding hydantoinase/oxoprolinase family protein, whose amino-acid sequence is MSAVRETASALPGAVFGWDVGGAHVKVCAVDATGAVLDVAQWACPLWQGLDHLEHTIGLVLERWPEAAQPAARHAVTMTGEMVDLFHDRAEGVREIAGTLARRLGRNVRFYANDAGWFTEAQCAAGWRSVASANWLATARWVATRVPDAVLVDIGSTTTDIVPIAGGNVAARATTDAGRLATGELVYQGVVRTPLCGVAHRIEFGDACVNVMNEWFATTADVYRVTGELEPLYDLHPSADHGPKTVAASEARLARMIGRDAHEASHEAWRRFALQWRALQLREIGANLARVVVLKPGLAKAPLVGAGCGRFLVAALARDEARSYVDFGTLAGVPGHCADWAATCAPSVAVALLASQDTEQRERLRGAA
- a CDS encoding ATP-grasp domain-containing protein, producing the protein MTSIFVYEYLTGGGIAPELAGAGSLADLSALIVEGRVMRDALVADLHALGGVDVTFASSPFENAVPGHAHCMARAGETMTDFVARVARDHDYTCVIAPECDGLLLGLHDAVSASGSARWLGCTRDAIALATSKRATAARLAAHGIAATPAIEPAEPGQPGEPADMASVDAAQAHHGRWVVKPDDGAGGLDTFVFDRFSDARAEYLARLADGRNPVLQSWVEGEPLSLSLVCGEHGVELLSINRQRIALNERGAEAHTPQIVEFDGVQVDRIDRSGERGRQLAALARRVAEAVPGLRGFVGIDVVWNPERGPVVVEINSRLTVAYASLSDALNRNVAADLLAAHGVPVKRGAARQPSHVQPCGVQP
- a CDS encoding HisA/HisF-related TIM barrel protein, with amino-acid sequence MLVIPVLDLLDGHAVRAVRGERSAYRPIESPLAATSEPVAVARALLAASGAQTLYVADLGAILGHGAHVATLAALRRALPGTEIWLDAGYANYTAMQAVFAAIRHADAANDATATAPAALATLVPVFGSESLRDLHALREAEDAGHSPILSLDHRAGELLAAGAEHLSQTLSQTATQSALFPSHAAHTVFTWWPHRVIAMTLDQVGSYEGPDLSTFERIRASVPAHTTVIGAGGIRDAQDLARAEQAGATAWLVASALHDGRVRPATDARADHTNSMPDDGAHTDALRCKETASR
- a CDS encoding formylmethanofuran dehydrogenase, whose product is MPLSPNESSSTGAGAPSAASPTRLVHDVHDTHDWTCPFCPLLCDDLTVSAQGDGTLAVSGHDCPRLAQALATFGASDATTPAIVDGQDASLDAALSRAATLLGAARRPLFGGLATDVAGARALYTLAAQCGATLDHLHGDALTPATLAFQDRGAFFTTLSEVRARADLIVFFACTPSQRYPRFFTRALGGTSTARELVFVGCAPDPAATGLTHTQSETLLANADPFDTLAIWSALANGRRPETLSAEARAAANALAALQARIAAARYTVFVYEPAALPHPHAALLIEALNRIAKAANLTTRAGCLPLGGDDGALTVNQAVTWLSGLPLRLRVSAAASQTGGATLDYDPYRYRTETLLAANEADALLWVASFGPHGWPSALTAGVPAVVLGHPALAEAAKARGAATVFIPVATPGIDGTGHLFRVDSSVVVPLAAARGAALPSVHAVATQLHMKLAAEHGVTQAIHQTAPADGEAS
- a CDS encoding formylmethanofuran dehydrogenase subunit A — translated: MSLIRLKGGTVYDPINGVNGQRRDIAIRDGRIVNVPEHVPADVEYDAEGMVVMAGGIDLHSHIGGGKTNISRLLLPEDHRADLAREAERARACEADGSAVRESTRDAEGRYLRLPSCGVCTPGTLATGYRYAEMGYTAAFEPAMMASNARHAHLEMGDTPIIDHGAYVMLGNDELFLQLLASGAGTERIRDYVGWTLHASKALGVKVVNPGGISAFKFNQRALDVDETHVHYGITPRDVLRTLTRALTELRVPHPLHVHASNLGVPGNIASTIKTMDAADGLPIHLTHIQFHSYGTEGPQKFSSGAREIAEAVNARPNVTIDVGQVIFGQTVTASGDTMMQFRNAPLAGPHKWVVGDIECDAGCGVVPFRYREQSYVNALQWIIGLEIFLLVDDPWRVSMTTDHPNGGPFTSYPHLIRLLMDKSFRDEQLAKLHPEAQVASTLRELKREFSLYEIAIITRAGPAKLLGLRDRGHLGEGAAADIAVYRNQDDRERMFTSPAYVFKDGHLVARDGTLVSVPTGGIHFVTPEYDRGIEKTLRAWSNANLTTNFAHAAISNDEACACCRGGKLLPVECFSAEEAVNR
- the fhcD gene encoding formylmethanofuran--tetrahydromethanopterin N-formyltransferase; this translates as MEHEQPATTDTAPLAINGTLIDRTFAEAFPMKATRLVVTAHTPQWAHHAAHSMTGFATSVIGCGCEAGIERELAPDETPDGRPGVSVLLFAVSSKELAKQVERRVGQCVLTCPTTAVYGGIDRATSRAPLSDNAALGSTLRFFGDGWQISKMIGTTRYWRVPVMDGEFVCEDTAPTVKAVGGGNLLLLATDTDAALAAAEAAVAAMCQLPNVVMPFPGGVVRSGSKVGSKYRGATASTNDAFCPTLVGLSPRSELTDEVGCVLEIVIDGLTEADVAAAMTTGIVAATARGRAAGVLRISAGNYGGKLGPYHFHLHALAAGLDGSRA
- a CDS encoding formylmethanofuran dehydrogenase subunit C — its product is MSTTTLRVKTAPGFRVDASPLLPELLDGKPLAEIERIVLHASNEAFAVGDLFDVARSESDAGGPTLMIEGADTWLDRLGVAMNSGQLVVQGAAGDYAGHGMAGGVMTIGGDAGHFTACEMRGGRLVVSGNTGDFAASALPGDMDGMTGGTLAIHGNAGARLADRMRRGLVLVGGNAGECAASRLVAGTVCIAGDLGPHYAYGMRRGTLLLAREPQRLPPTFTGGGRGFGVFWSLLVRNLAGEMAPFSAWSGARLPARYTGDLAVDGRGEILIPR
- a CDS encoding cytochrome b; amino-acid sequence: MTTAHSSAARQSTGLHEPRRYAGSLIVLHWLIGLAIIGLLALGLYMVGLPKGLPIKATLINFHKSLGLTVFLLVLLRILVRAVRNRPPLPPMPPWQRAAARTTQVLLYVGMVAMPVTGYLGSSFNTYGTRFWGIALPRWGWDDAGMRHLFFGVHRYIAYAMIVLVVLHIAGAFKHQFIDRDNVMARMLP
- a CDS encoding alpha/beta fold hydrolase; the encoded protein is MSVTAMTPSSRALPLMPHTLRTRDGHRVRYAVAGAANGLPVAVLHGGPGSGSQPGALRLFDLSRHRVVLIDQRGTGASRPRGSVRHNRTDALIADMEAIRVRLGIARWGVLGGSWGAALALAYAGQHPESLSGVVLRGLFLASEREVRGLFVTSRHRAPRQWAKLASAARCARPGALLRRCHALLQHGVSRARQRAVALAWRDYEDVVLARSCGRGAVASATRMPRVTAARADRLVAKYRVQSHYLVHRCWLGETRLLALARRAAQAGVPIAAVHGSRDPVCPPLNLQRLARAVPHAQTECVPGAGHLASDPALHRRVARAIDRLFAEPNREERTLRYAT